A genomic window from Candidatus Bathyarchaeota archaeon includes:
- a CDS encoding NAD(P)-binding domain-containing protein codes for MVKIAILGAGVMGSALTVPLAANNHEINLWGTELDTEIIEEIRKIGLHPRLNLKIPKNVETFSVEQLDLALKDRQIIVLGISSEAVKIITKRLAPYLKKDVIIVTVAKGLEMDPTGKILTMPEVIENELPTEYRGKIPIVAIGGPSIAKEVAQEIPTAVVFASTEIKAAELCREIFSTPKYRVEVTADVKGVELCAALKNTYAIAVGICEGLRKRNNLETMNNTKALVFTYAVKEMNKIIQTLGGKTETVMGLAGIGDLDVTCKGGRNAFFGEILGSGVTATQALDEMKRRKQTVEGYPTTQKAYELGRALQREGKLNIENDLPLLKELYAVLYEDKPADKAMENFLSRVATIKGQ; via the coding sequence GTGGTTAAAATCGCCATTCTCGGAGCAGGCGTCATGGGTAGTGCCTTAACGGTCCCACTGGCTGCGAATAATCATGAAATCAATCTATGGGGAACTGAACTAGACACAGAGATCATAGAAGAAATCCGAAAGATTGGCTTACATCCCAGGTTAAATCTCAAAATTCCAAAAAATGTTGAAACATTTTCAGTCGAGCAATTAGACCTAGCTTTAAAAGATAGACAGATCATCGTGCTTGGCATTTCTTCAGAAGCAGTGAAAATTATTACAAAAAGGTTAGCTCCGTATCTAAAGAAGGATGTAATTATTGTAACTGTCGCCAAAGGTTTAGAAATGGATCCAACTGGAAAAATTCTGACAATGCCGGAAGTAATTGAAAACGAACTACCAACCGAGTATCGTGGAAAAATCCCAATAGTTGCAATTGGGGGACCATCGATAGCAAAAGAAGTAGCCCAAGAAATCCCAACCGCCGTTGTCTTTGCTTCAACAGAGATTAAGGCAGCTGAGCTGTGCCGAGAAATATTCTCAACCCCTAAGTATAGAGTAGAAGTCACAGCGGACGTTAAAGGCGTTGAACTTTGCGCCGCGCTGAAGAACACCTACGCAATTGCGGTGGGAATCTGCGAAGGATTAAGAAAAAGAAACAACCTAGAAACAATGAATAACACAAAAGCCTTGGTATTCACGTATGCGGTAAAAGAAATGAACAAGATAATTCAAACGCTAGGAGGAAAAACTGAAACAGTTATGGGCTTAGCAGGCATAGGAGATTTGGATGTCACCTGTAAAGGTGGGCGAAATGCATTCTTTGGAGAAATCCTTGGATCAGGAGTGACGGCAACCCAAGCGCTAGATGAGATGAAAAGAAGAAAACAAACGGTTGAGGGTTACCCAACAACCCAGAAAGCTTACGAGCTAGGACGAGCACTGCAAAGAGAAGGCAAGTTAAACATTGAGAATGACCTTCCCCTTTTAAAGGAGCTTTACGCAGTTCTATACGAAGATAAACCGGCCGATAAAGCGATGGAAAATTTCTTAAGTCGAGTTGCAACGATCAAAGGACAGTGA
- a CDS encoding heavy metal-binding domain-containing protein, translating into MPYCKNCGKEIKPDVRFCPYCGTPDPTATITPTTVTPLLEVPDIIVTTTPAVPGYEVVKTLGLVHGLTVRTRGVGGKIVAGIESLFGGEVPAYTAECEKARKESLERLVQNARALGANAVIGVDFETSDVLTGMATIFAAYGTAVIVKPLGK; encoded by the coding sequence TTGCCATACTGTAAAAACTGTGGAAAAGAAATTAAGCCGGATGTACGCTTCTGTCCTTATTGTGGAACCCCTGACCCAACTGCAACGATTACACCCACGACGGTCACGCCACTCCTAGAAGTCCCAGATATTATAGTTACAACTACACCTGCAGTGCCAGGTTATGAAGTTGTGAAAACTCTAGGCTTAGTCCATGGTCTAACTGTGAGAACTAGGGGAGTAGGCGGTAAAATTGTAGCAGGAATTGAAAGCCTATTTGGAGGAGAAGTGCCCGCGTACACAGCAGAATGCGAAAAAGCGAGAAAAGAATCGCTAGAAAGACTTGTGCAAAACGCCAGAGCCCTGGGCGCAAATGCCGTTATCGGCGTTGACTTTGAAACTAGTGATGTATTAACTGGAATGGCAACAATCTTCGCTGCTTACGGAACTGCGGTAATAGTTAAACCCTTAGGAAAGTAG
- a CDS encoding alanyl-tRNA editing protein translates to MTRKLFWENPYQVEFDAVVLKIDGNKVILDKTCFFPQGGGQVGDIGEISGVKVVNAQKDEMYTVTHILEKEPPFKVGDLVHGKIDWERRYKIMKLHSAAHIVYYLMQEVFGEACKPSSSGLLDDKKDRSDYFFTDRLDLNKLKLVEERANEIISKGYEIQTWSDEQDPNRRYWKIEIFPVMACGGTHPRNTCEIGKIRLDRGKKPGSGRERIEISLI, encoded by the coding sequence ATGACTAGAAAACTCTTTTGGGAAAATCCCTATCAAGTCGAGTTCGATGCTGTTGTGTTGAAAATCGATGGAAACAAGGTTATCCTAGATAAGACTTGTTTCTTTCCCCAAGGTGGTGGGCAAGTCGGTGACATCGGCGAAATTAGCGGGGTAAAAGTTGTTAATGCCCAAAAAGACGAAATGTATACAGTGACTCACATTCTTGAAAAAGAGCCCCCCTTCAAGGTTGGAGACCTTGTGCATGGAAAAATAGATTGGGAAAGAAGGTATAAAATCATGAAGCTACACTCAGCTGCACATATAGTTTATTATTTAATGCAGGAAGTTTTTGGAGAAGCCTGTAAGCCATCTTCTTCGGGGTTGCTGGACGATAAGAAAGATAGGTCTGACTATTTTTTCACTGATAGGCTAGATTTAAATAAACTTAAGCTTGTTGAGGAGAGGGCAAACGAGATAATCAGTAAGGGCTATGAAATTCAGACGTGGAGTGATGAGCAAGATCCAAATCGTAGGTACTGGAAGATTGAAATTTTTCCCGTAATGGCGTGTGGTGGAACCCATCCTAGGAATACTTGTGAAATTGGGAAAATTCGTTTAGACCGGGGAAAGAAGCCTGGAAGTGGTAGGGAGAGAATAGAAATAAGTTTAATCTAA